A region from the Toxotes jaculatrix isolate fToxJac2 chromosome 2, fToxJac2.pri, whole genome shotgun sequence genome encodes:
- the frmd4bb gene encoding FERM domain-containing protein 4B isoform X2, whose translation MTEGRLCQVQLLDDRKLELLVQPKLLSYELLDLVSSHFNLKEKEFFGLAFFDDNGQRKWLQMDRRVLEHDFSKKPGPIALNFLVRFYVENITQLKDIITVELFFLNAKSAVYNGIIEVESENVFKLAANALQEAKGDYTSDENTRADLKKLPTLPTKVLKEHPSLAYCEDRVIEYYKQLKGVSRGQAIVQYLTLVESLPTYGVHYYEVKDKQGIPWWLGISYKGIGQYDLQDKLKPRKLYQWKQLENLYFREKKFAVEVNDPHRRAVTKRTFGQTGLLIHTWYASHSLIKTIWVMAISQHQFYLDRKQSKAKLGAARSLEEIAMDLTEHGGAKINRLGDTGLKNNFITASNGSLVSTGSADSEMSEEQKKEKLAELRKKEQAIQDILAKKTKELKKICLREAELTGKLPKEYPLSSGERPPQVRRRVGTAFKLDDLFPYNEDPFLRNLESRFALQQKIVEAAKKLANEPELCKTVKKKRRRNCLDAMHKLQQIEDEMNQYRIKKGKKPTQRASVIIADELIRSDCSSLSSLPLDDDDSDSVGQRPRSRSVQGSPQLSPMRSLGAEYDLERQGSPRENHNNKNHSRLAFEGQEASHYYQNPREVSSTHSSPYKTLPRPPRDPRSMPPTPVMTRNAYSSSQLRSEGSPHCFRHRSGSLESQPRLRKDTDSEKPVFILSQAHRSNSTEVLEDCSSYTSQSSLDYCGAASSHYSTLDSRTSTMHRLHRKVEVYGNTGSMPNLVQHHSGCNYSCETSAHYAPNAYYVTDYPCSDMEPYANGAYVYENEVEGHYNVNPSYQMNGYHGHDRFRHYSSDRADGLSQNPYATLRPPRNREGPRNELLAKNMQKALVAEHLRGWYHRSKGHREGGRGMLAGYDFDSGSQLSLGYQTMPAAFSHSSRTTSFSSVSSVESTGNWRNQLAVGLTEYDTPVTPQYPQPGAHASPYNRSPTHSRFSPENKVCDTMPKNSESVEVVGAEATSTDEPSANHSST comes from the exons ATGACTGAGGGCAGACTGTGCCAagtgcagctgctggatgacaGGAAGCTAGAGCTGCTGGTTCAG CCTAAGCTGCTGTCGTACGAACTCCTCGACTTGGTGTCCTCCCACTTCAACCTCAAGGAGAAGGAATTCTTTGGACTCGCATTTTTTGATGACAA tggTCAGCGTAAGTGGTTGCAGATGGACCGCAGAGTTCTTGAACATGACTTCTCGAAGAAGCCTGGGCCCATTGCCCTCAACTTCCTGGTCAG GTTTTACGTAGAAAACATAACACAGCTTAAGGACATCATAACCGTGGAGTTATTCTTCCTGAATGCAAAATCTGCTGTCTACAAT GGGATTATTGAAGTGGAAAGTGAAAACGTCTTCAAATTAGCTGCAAATGCTTTGCAG GAGGCTAAGGGAGACTACACAAG tgatgAAAACACTAGAGCTGACTTGAAGAAACTACCAACTCTTCCCACCAAAGTGCTGAAGGAACATCCATCCCTTGCATACTG TGAGGATCGAGTAATTGAGTATTATAAACAGCTGAAAGGGGTCTCCCGAGGACAAGCCATCGTGCA GTATTTGACATTAGTGGAATCTTTGCCCACGTATGGCGTGCACTATTACGAAGTTAAG GATAAACAAGGGATCCCATGGTGGCTCGGAATCAGCTATAAGGGCATTGGCCAGTATGACCTGCAGGATAAACTGAAACCTCGAAAG CTATACCAgtggaaacagctggaaaactTGTACTTCCGAGAGAAAAAATTTGCTGTAGAAGTTAATGATCCACACAG GAGAGCAGTAACCAAGCGCACCTTTGGGCAGACGGGCTTACTCATCCACACGTGGTATGCCAGCCATTCTCTGATCAAAACCATTTGGGTCATGGCCATTAGCCAGCACCAGTTCTATCtggacagaaagcaaagcaaa GCTAAATTAGGAGCAGCAAGGAGTTTGGAGGAAATTGCCATGGATCTCACGGAGCACGGAGgagcaaaaataaacagactgGGAGACACAGGCCTGAAGAATAACTTCATAACGGCCAGCAATGGGAGCCTGGTATCTACAG GTTCTGCAGACTCTGAAATGAGCGAggaacagaagaaagagaaactcGCCgagctgagaaagaaagagcaagcGATCCAGGATATTTTGgccaagaaaacaaaagaactgaaaaagatTTGCCTGAGAGAGGCG gagcTCACTGGCAAGCTGCCAAAAGAGTATCCCCTCTCTTCAGGTGAAAGACCGCCACAGGTCAGACGGCGAGTTGGCACTGCTTTCAAGTTGGACGACTTGTTCCCGTACAATGAG GATCCTTTCTTGAGGAACCTGGAGAGCAGATTTGCCCTGCAGCAAAAGATTGTGGAGGCGGCTAAGAAACTCGCAAATGAGCCAGAACTGTGCAAGACAgtcaagaagaagaggagaagaaactgTCTGGATGCCATGCATAAACTCCAGCAGATAGAGGATGAGATGAACCAGTACAGAATCAAGAAGGGAAAAAAGCCCACACAGCGGGCTTCAGTAATCATTGCAG ATGAACTCATCCGTTCAGACTGTAGCTCCCTGTCTAGTCTCCCACTGGATGATG ATGACTCAGACAGCGTGGGTCAGAGGCCACGCTCCCGGTCGGTCCAAGGTTCCCCTCAGCTCAGTCCAATGCGATCGCTGGGGGCAGAATATGATTTGGAGAGACAGGGATCTCCAAGGGAAAATCACAATAACAAGAATCACAGCAG ATTAGCTTTTGAAGGCCAGGAGGCTTCCCACTACTACCAGAATCCAAGAGAGGTCTCCTCCACCCACAGTAGTCCCTATAAAACCCTTCCCAGACCTCCTAGAGATCCACGCAGCATGCCTCCCACCCCGGTTATGACACGCAATGcctacagcagcagccagctcaG GTCAGAGGGGTCTCCTCACTGCTTCAGGCATCGCAGCGGAAGTCTGGAGTCACAACCTCGACTAAGaaaagacacagactcagagaaGCCGGTGTTTATCTTGTCACAAGCCCACCGCAGCAACAGCACAGAGGTGTTAGAGGACTGCTCCTCCTACACCAGTCAGTCCAGTCTAGACTACTGCGGGGCAGCCAGCTCCCACTACAGTACACTGGACTCTCGGACCTCAACCATGCATCGTCTCCACAGGAAGGTGGAAGTATATGGAAATACCGGGAGCATGCCCAACTTGGTCCAGCACCATTCTGGCTGTAATTATTCATGTGAGACCTCAGCACACTATGCACCTAATGCCTACTATGTCACCGACTACCCCTGCTCGGACATGGAGCCTTATGCTAACGGTGCCTACGTGTATGAGAATGAAGTTGAAGGCCACTACAACGTCAACCCTTCCTACCAAATGAATGGGTATCATGGACATGACAGATTCAGACATTACAGCAGTGACCGGGCAGATGGTCTTTCCCAGAATCCCTACGCGACACTAAGGCCGCCGCGGAACAGAGAGGGGCCCAGAAATGAGCTCTTGGCCAAGAACATGCAGAAGGCCCTGGTGGCGGAGCATCTGAGAGGCTGGTATCACCGGAGCAAGGgccacagggagggagggagggggatgCTGGCTGGATATGACTTCGACAGTGGCTCTCAGCTCAGCCTGGGCTACCAGACCATGCCAGCCGCCTTCAGCCACTCCAGCAGaaccacctccttctcctcag TGTCTTCAGTGGAGAGCACAGGCAACTGGCGCAACCAGCTGGCAGTTGGCCTGACAGAGTACGATACACCCGTCACACCTCAGTACCCTCAACCTGGAGCTCACGCTTCTCCGTACAACCGCAGTcccacacacagcag ATTTTCTCcagaaaacaaagtgtgtgaCACAATGCCTAAAAATTCTGAGTCAGTTGAAGTGGTTGGCGCTGAGGCCACTAGTACAGATGAACCATCAGCCAACCATTCTAGCACTTAA
- the frmd4bb gene encoding FERM domain-containing protein 4B isoform X1 — protein sequence MTEGRLCQVQLLDDRKLELLVQPKLLSYELLDLVSSHFNLKEKEFFGLAFFDDNGQRKWLQMDRRVLEHDFSKKPGPIALNFLVRFYVENITQLKDIITVELFFLNAKSAVYNGIIEVESENVFKLAANALQEAKGDYTSDENTRADLKKLPTLPTKVLKEHPSLAYCEDRVIEYYKQLKGVSRGQAIVQYLTLVESLPTYGVHYYEVKDKQGIPWWLGISYKGIGQYDLQDKLKPRKLYQWKQLENLYFREKKFAVEVNDPHRRAVTKRTFGQTGLLIHTWYASHSLIKTIWVMAISQHQFYLDRKQSKAKLGAARSLEEIAMDLTEHGGAKINRLGDTGLKNNFITASNGSLVSTGSADSEMSEEQKKEKLAELRKKEQAIQDILAKKTKELKKICLREAELTGKLPKEYPLSSGERPPQVRRRVGTAFKLDDLFPYNEDPFLRNLESRFALQQKIVEAAKKLANEPELCKTVKKKRRRNCLDAMHKLQQIEDEMNQYRIKKGKKPTQRASVIIADELIRSDCSSLSSLPLDDDDSDSVGQRPRSRSVQGSPQLSPMRSLGAEYDLERQGSPRENHNNKNHSRLAFEGQEASHYYQNPREVSSTHSSPYKTLPRPPRDPRSMPPTPVMTRNAYSSSQLRSEGSPHCFRHRSGSLESQPRLRKDTDSEKPVFILSQAHRSNSTEVLEDCSSYTSQSSLDYCGAASSHYSTLDSRTSTMHRLHRKVEVYGNTGSMPNLVQHHSGCNYSCETSAHYAPNAYYVTDYPCSDMEPYANGAYVYENEVEGHYNVNPSYQMNGYHGHDRFRHYSSDRADGLSQNPYATLRPPRNREGPRNELLAKNMQKALVAEHLRGWYHRSKGHREGGRGMLAGYDFDSGSQLSLGYQTMPAAFSHSSRTTSFSSVSSVESTGNWRNQLAVGLTEYDTPVTPQYPQPGAHASPYNRSPTHSRFHLNGSYMSIH from the exons ATGACTGAGGGCAGACTGTGCCAagtgcagctgctggatgacaGGAAGCTAGAGCTGCTGGTTCAG CCTAAGCTGCTGTCGTACGAACTCCTCGACTTGGTGTCCTCCCACTTCAACCTCAAGGAGAAGGAATTCTTTGGACTCGCATTTTTTGATGACAA tggTCAGCGTAAGTGGTTGCAGATGGACCGCAGAGTTCTTGAACATGACTTCTCGAAGAAGCCTGGGCCCATTGCCCTCAACTTCCTGGTCAG GTTTTACGTAGAAAACATAACACAGCTTAAGGACATCATAACCGTGGAGTTATTCTTCCTGAATGCAAAATCTGCTGTCTACAAT GGGATTATTGAAGTGGAAAGTGAAAACGTCTTCAAATTAGCTGCAAATGCTTTGCAG GAGGCTAAGGGAGACTACACAAG tgatgAAAACACTAGAGCTGACTTGAAGAAACTACCAACTCTTCCCACCAAAGTGCTGAAGGAACATCCATCCCTTGCATACTG TGAGGATCGAGTAATTGAGTATTATAAACAGCTGAAAGGGGTCTCCCGAGGACAAGCCATCGTGCA GTATTTGACATTAGTGGAATCTTTGCCCACGTATGGCGTGCACTATTACGAAGTTAAG GATAAACAAGGGATCCCATGGTGGCTCGGAATCAGCTATAAGGGCATTGGCCAGTATGACCTGCAGGATAAACTGAAACCTCGAAAG CTATACCAgtggaaacagctggaaaactTGTACTTCCGAGAGAAAAAATTTGCTGTAGAAGTTAATGATCCACACAG GAGAGCAGTAACCAAGCGCACCTTTGGGCAGACGGGCTTACTCATCCACACGTGGTATGCCAGCCATTCTCTGATCAAAACCATTTGGGTCATGGCCATTAGCCAGCACCAGTTCTATCtggacagaaagcaaagcaaa GCTAAATTAGGAGCAGCAAGGAGTTTGGAGGAAATTGCCATGGATCTCACGGAGCACGGAGgagcaaaaataaacagactgGGAGACACAGGCCTGAAGAATAACTTCATAACGGCCAGCAATGGGAGCCTGGTATCTACAG GTTCTGCAGACTCTGAAATGAGCGAggaacagaagaaagagaaactcGCCgagctgagaaagaaagagcaagcGATCCAGGATATTTTGgccaagaaaacaaaagaactgaaaaagatTTGCCTGAGAGAGGCG gagcTCACTGGCAAGCTGCCAAAAGAGTATCCCCTCTCTTCAGGTGAAAGACCGCCACAGGTCAGACGGCGAGTTGGCACTGCTTTCAAGTTGGACGACTTGTTCCCGTACAATGAG GATCCTTTCTTGAGGAACCTGGAGAGCAGATTTGCCCTGCAGCAAAAGATTGTGGAGGCGGCTAAGAAACTCGCAAATGAGCCAGAACTGTGCAAGACAgtcaagaagaagaggagaagaaactgTCTGGATGCCATGCATAAACTCCAGCAGATAGAGGATGAGATGAACCAGTACAGAATCAAGAAGGGAAAAAAGCCCACACAGCGGGCTTCAGTAATCATTGCAG ATGAACTCATCCGTTCAGACTGTAGCTCCCTGTCTAGTCTCCCACTGGATGATG ATGACTCAGACAGCGTGGGTCAGAGGCCACGCTCCCGGTCGGTCCAAGGTTCCCCTCAGCTCAGTCCAATGCGATCGCTGGGGGCAGAATATGATTTGGAGAGACAGGGATCTCCAAGGGAAAATCACAATAACAAGAATCACAGCAG ATTAGCTTTTGAAGGCCAGGAGGCTTCCCACTACTACCAGAATCCAAGAGAGGTCTCCTCCACCCACAGTAGTCCCTATAAAACCCTTCCCAGACCTCCTAGAGATCCACGCAGCATGCCTCCCACCCCGGTTATGACACGCAATGcctacagcagcagccagctcaG GTCAGAGGGGTCTCCTCACTGCTTCAGGCATCGCAGCGGAAGTCTGGAGTCACAACCTCGACTAAGaaaagacacagactcagagaaGCCGGTGTTTATCTTGTCACAAGCCCACCGCAGCAACAGCACAGAGGTGTTAGAGGACTGCTCCTCCTACACCAGTCAGTCCAGTCTAGACTACTGCGGGGCAGCCAGCTCCCACTACAGTACACTGGACTCTCGGACCTCAACCATGCATCGTCTCCACAGGAAGGTGGAAGTATATGGAAATACCGGGAGCATGCCCAACTTGGTCCAGCACCATTCTGGCTGTAATTATTCATGTGAGACCTCAGCACACTATGCACCTAATGCCTACTATGTCACCGACTACCCCTGCTCGGACATGGAGCCTTATGCTAACGGTGCCTACGTGTATGAGAATGAAGTTGAAGGCCACTACAACGTCAACCCTTCCTACCAAATGAATGGGTATCATGGACATGACAGATTCAGACATTACAGCAGTGACCGGGCAGATGGTCTTTCCCAGAATCCCTACGCGACACTAAGGCCGCCGCGGAACAGAGAGGGGCCCAGAAATGAGCTCTTGGCCAAGAACATGCAGAAGGCCCTGGTGGCGGAGCATCTGAGAGGCTGGTATCACCGGAGCAAGGgccacagggagggagggagggggatgCTGGCTGGATATGACTTCGACAGTGGCTCTCAGCTCAGCCTGGGCTACCAGACCATGCCAGCCGCCTTCAGCCACTCCAGCAGaaccacctccttctcctcag TGTCTTCAGTGGAGAGCACAGGCAACTGGCGCAACCAGCTGGCAGTTGGCCTGACAGAGTACGATACACCCGTCACACCTCAGTACCCTCAACCTGGAGCTCACGCTTCTCCGTACAACCGCAGTcccacacacagcag ATTTCACCTGAATGGAAGCTACATGAGCATCCACTGA